One genomic segment of Mycolicibacterium psychrotolerans includes these proteins:
- a CDS encoding ABC transporter substrate-binding protein, whose protein sequence is MKPAALVALALTAVTVTAGGCSVANTGGGRYDPDTLRIVLQQEPPTLEPCESSLTSTGIVVRSNITEPLLERDATTGDLTPLLATKWSQTSPTQWTFHLREDVTFSDGAPFTAEDAAFSIDRAVNSDLQCNVDGYVFGDEKLSLQTPDPNTVVIGTTEPDPILPLRISFVEMVPRTTSTTEKVREPIGTGPYAIAKWDYGQKLTLRRNPAYWGTPPAFGTAEYRWRSEGSVRAAMIINDEADIATGLGPEDGAGELGVPFQNNETTALRMQATEPPLDDMRVRQAINYAVNRTGIVKALFRGLGQPAAQLIPSGVVGYNDQLQLWPHDTEKAKQLIAEAKADGVPVDTQIRLIGRTAQFPNISETIEVLQAEFTEIGLNVKIEMMDTANQLEYQLRPFPPNTGPYLLMIMHGNQAGDAAFTMDQYMLSDGPQSAYGTTEFDKKIRAAEALTGQARQDAFAELFAEEPRDIMQMAYIAHMKGILGKSARVDYTPDPATGDEMRLAAMTPADPAGADRTDQS, encoded by the coding sequence ATGAAACCCGCAGCCCTCGTCGCGCTCGCCCTGACGGCGGTCACCGTCACGGCCGGCGGCTGCTCGGTCGCCAACACCGGCGGGGGCCGGTACGACCCCGACACGCTGCGCATCGTGCTCCAGCAGGAGCCGCCGACGCTCGAACCGTGCGAGAGCTCGCTGACCTCGACCGGCATCGTGGTCCGTTCCAACATCACCGAACCGCTGCTCGAGCGCGACGCCACCACCGGTGACCTCACCCCGCTGCTGGCCACGAAGTGGTCGCAGACCAGCCCCACCCAGTGGACGTTCCACCTGCGCGAGGACGTGACGTTCTCCGACGGAGCGCCCTTCACCGCCGAGGACGCCGCCTTCTCGATCGACCGAGCGGTGAACTCCGACCTGCAGTGCAACGTCGACGGCTACGTGTTCGGCGACGAGAAGCTCAGCCTGCAGACCCCCGATCCGAACACCGTGGTGATCGGCACGACGGAGCCCGATCCGATTCTGCCGCTGCGAATCTCGTTCGTCGAGATGGTGCCGCGCACCACGAGTACCACCGAGAAGGTGCGCGAGCCGATCGGCACGGGTCCCTACGCGATCGCGAAGTGGGACTACGGCCAGAAACTGACACTGCGCCGCAACCCTGCCTATTGGGGTACCCCGCCGGCGTTCGGCACAGCCGAATACCGCTGGCGCAGTGAGGGAAGCGTGCGCGCCGCGATGATCATCAACGACGAGGCCGACATCGCCACCGGCCTCGGCCCCGAAGACGGCGCCGGCGAGTTGGGCGTGCCGTTCCAGAACAACGAGACGACCGCTCTGCGCATGCAGGCCACCGAGCCACCGCTCGACGACATGCGGGTGCGCCAGGCCATCAACTACGCCGTGAACCGCACCGGCATCGTCAAGGCGCTCTTCCGCGGTCTCGGTCAGCCCGCGGCGCAGCTGATCCCATCCGGCGTCGTCGGCTACAACGATCAGCTGCAGCTGTGGCCCCACGACACCGAGAAGGCCAAGCAGCTGATCGCCGAGGCGAAGGCCGACGGGGTTCCCGTCGACACCCAGATCCGGCTGATCGGCCGCACCGCGCAGTTCCCGAACATCAGCGAGACCATCGAGGTACTGCAGGCCGAGTTCACCGAGATCGGGCTCAACGTCAAGATCGAGATGATGGACACGGCCAATCAGCTGGAATACCAGCTGCGGCCGTTCCCGCCGAACACCGGCCCCTACCTGCTGATGATCATGCACGGCAACCAGGCCGGTGACGCCGCGTTCACCATGGACCAGTACATGCTCTCCGACGGCCCGCAGAGCGCCTATGGCACAACCGAATTCGACAAGAAGATCCGGGCGGCGGAAGCGCTGACCGGGCAGGCCCGCCAGGACGCGTTCGCCGAGCTGTTCGCCGAGGAGCCGCGGGACATCATGCAGATGGCCTACATCGCCCACATGAAGGGCATCCTCGGCAAGTCTGCGCGCGTCGACTACACCCCCGACCCGGCCACCGGCGACGAGATGCGGCTGGCCGCGATGACCCCCGCCGACCCGGCCGGCGCAGACCGCACCGATCAGTCCTGA
- a CDS encoding ABC transporter permease, whose amino-acid sequence MFSFVRRRMYSSALPLIIVLLGVFLLARLTGDPTNLYLPESATADQRAEFAAANGFNDPLITQLIDYFRGVVHLDFGTSLRTGESAADMALRAFPATLQLAITTMLLAIVGAVVIGCWAAYRPNSLADRFSSLLSMTAASIPDFWFAITGVWLFAVLLGWLPTSGVDDGMLSWILPIATLMIRPLGVLTQVVRGAMVSALSAPYVRLARSKGASDFRVVSHHALRNAAAPALTVAGDLAVGLINGAVVVEAIFGWPGIGKLMIDAILQRDFAVLQAAVLLTAVSIFLLNIFIDACYALLDARVREPAKV is encoded by the coding sequence ATGTTCTCCTTCGTCCGGCGCCGGATGTACTCCAGCGCACTGCCGTTGATCATCGTGCTGCTCGGCGTGTTCCTCCTCGCCCGGCTCACCGGTGACCCCACCAACCTGTATCTACCCGAGTCGGCCACCGCCGACCAGCGCGCCGAGTTCGCCGCGGCCAACGGCTTCAACGATCCACTCATCACGCAGTTGATCGACTACTTCAGGGGCGTCGTCCATCTGGACTTCGGCACCTCGCTGCGTACCGGCGAGTCCGCGGCGGACATGGCGTTGCGGGCCTTCCCCGCCACCCTGCAACTCGCGATCACCACGATGCTGCTGGCCATCGTGGGAGCAGTGGTCATCGGCTGCTGGGCGGCCTACCGCCCCAACTCGCTGGCCGACCGCTTCTCCAGCCTGCTGTCGATGACCGCCGCGTCGATCCCGGACTTCTGGTTCGCCATCACCGGCGTCTGGCTGTTCGCGGTGCTGCTGGGCTGGCTACCCACCTCCGGCGTCGACGACGGAATGCTGAGCTGGATCCTGCCGATCGCGACGCTGATGATCCGGCCGCTCGGCGTGCTGACCCAGGTCGTGCGCGGCGCGATGGTCTCGGCCCTGTCGGCGCCCTACGTCCGGCTGGCACGGAGCAAGGGCGCCAGCGATTTTCGTGTCGTGAGCCACCACGCGCTGCGCAACGCCGCCGCGCCTGCACTCACCGTCGCCGGCGACCTCGCGGTCGGGCTGATCAACGGCGCGGTGGTGGTCGAGGCGATCTTCGGCTGGCCCGGCATCGGCAAGCTGATGATCGACGCGATCCTGCAGCGGGATTTCGCGGTCCTGCAGGCCGCGGTCCTGCTCACCGCGGTGAGCATCTTCCTGCTCAACATCTTCATCGACGCCTGCTACGCGTTGCTCGACGCGCGGGTGCGGGAACCGGCAAAGGTATAG
- a CDS encoding IclR family transcriptional regulator — protein sequence MTEDIPGRKVKSAVRTVELLEYLAARHDEPARLREISDALAMPRSSAHALLRTLVSQGWVRSDPTGTLYGIGIRALLVGTSYLDSDPYLPLIVPFLEDLRAALDETFHLGRLDGTDIVYLATRESKQYTRTASRVGRRLPAYTTSLGKSLLAERFGVDRDRHVPSALTPLTPKTITDRGALDRELDEVRLRGYACDDEENTVGLRCFAVPLRYCRPAQDAISASVPVDRLDPRREREIVDALRAMGDKVSRVVRPLADGDKWFAS from the coding sequence GTGACAGAAGATATCCCGGGTCGCAAGGTCAAGTCGGCGGTGCGCACCGTCGAGCTGCTCGAGTACCTCGCCGCCCGGCACGATGAACCGGCCCGGCTGCGGGAGATCAGCGATGCGCTCGCGATGCCGCGCAGCAGCGCCCACGCTCTTCTGCGCACCCTCGTCAGCCAAGGCTGGGTGCGTTCCGACCCGACCGGCACGCTGTACGGCATCGGTATCCGGGCGCTGCTGGTCGGCACCAGCTATCTCGACAGCGACCCGTATCTGCCGCTCATCGTCCCGTTCCTGGAAGACCTTCGCGCCGCGCTCGACGAGACGTTCCACCTCGGCCGGCTCGACGGCACCGACATCGTCTACCTGGCCACCCGGGAATCCAAGCAGTACACCCGCACCGCGAGCCGGGTCGGCAGACGGCTGCCCGCGTACACGACCTCCCTCGGCAAATCCCTGCTTGCCGAGCGGTTCGGCGTCGACCGCGACCGGCACGTACCGTCCGCGCTGACACCGCTGACCCCGAAGACAATCACCGACCGCGGCGCGCTCGACCGCGAACTCGACGAGGTCCGGCTGCGGGGATACGCCTGCGACGACGAAGAGAACACCGTGGGACTGCGGTGCTTCGCGGTGCCGCTGCGCTACTGCCGGCCCGCGCAGGACGCGATCAGCGCGTCGGTGCCCGTCGACCGGCTTGATCCGCGGCGGGAACGCGAGATCGTCGACGCGCTGCGGGCCATGGGGGACAAAGTGTCCCGGGTGGTCCGTCCGCTCGCCGACGGCGACAAATGGTTCGCGTCATGA
- a CDS encoding ABC transporter permease has translation MVGEDDTETSRKRGGSLWFRLLVNDRVAFAAACVLALVFLTALLGPVLVSDLATRIDLDNSNQAPFTLSHGWANVLGTDPLGRSMLARLIVACRTTLSVALPAVVISAVVGSAIGMWAGYHRGWRETLAMRVADVIMSFPSLLLAVVVLYVFSPSAANIVAVLAITRIPVYLRTARAESAELQSRVFVDAARTFGAGAGSIIGRHVLPIVLPTLLTVATLDFCYVMLAESSLSFLGIGIQPPDVSWGLMVAQGRTYLHSAWWLSFFPGLAIVITTVSATILAAWARIATDPGQRWRLTVPQKRLAAFTKTGKRRLS, from the coding sequence ATCGTCGGCGAGGATGACACCGAAACATCCCGCAAGCGGGGCGGTTCCCTGTGGTTCCGGCTGCTGGTCAACGACCGGGTGGCCTTCGCCGCCGCGTGCGTGCTGGCCCTGGTGTTCCTCACCGCGTTGCTGGGTCCGGTCCTCGTCAGTGACCTTGCCACGCGCATCGACCTGGACAACTCCAATCAGGCACCGTTCACGCTGAGCCACGGCTGGGCCAACGTGCTGGGCACCGACCCGCTGGGCCGCAGCATGCTCGCCCGGCTGATCGTGGCCTGCCGCACCACGCTGTCGGTCGCGCTGCCCGCCGTGGTGATCTCCGCGGTCGTCGGCTCCGCGATCGGCATGTGGGCGGGCTACCACCGGGGCTGGCGCGAAACCCTCGCGATGCGCGTCGCCGACGTCATCATGAGCTTCCCGTCGCTGTTGCTCGCCGTCGTCGTGCTCTACGTGTTCTCCCCCAGCGCCGCCAACATCGTTGCGGTGCTGGCCATCACCCGCATCCCGGTGTACCTGCGCACCGCCCGCGCGGAGTCGGCGGAGCTGCAGAGCCGGGTGTTCGTCGACGCCGCCCGCACCTTCGGCGCCGGCGCCGGCTCGATCATCGGCCGGCACGTGCTGCCGATCGTGCTGCCCACGCTGCTGACCGTCGCGACGCTCGACTTCTGCTACGTCATGCTCGCCGAAAGCTCGCTGAGCTTCCTCGGAATCGGCATCCAGCCCCCGGACGTCAGCTGGGGCCTGATGGTCGCCCAGGGCCGCACCTATCTGCACAGCGCCTGGTGGCTGTCGTTCTTCCCCGGCCTCGCGATCGTCATCACCACCGTCTCGGCGACCATCCTGGCGGCCTGGGCGCGCATCGCGACCGACCCGGGCCAGCGGTGGCGCCTCACCGTACCCCAGAAGCGGCTCGCCGCATTCACCAAGACCGGAAAGCGCCGCCTCTCATGA
- a CDS encoding ABC transporter ATP-binding protein: MTALADHDLHVNAAPVLEVDGLSVEVRTISGTLRAVNEVSFGARRGETLALLGESGCGKSMTATALVGLLEPVADIVGGSARLGDVDLLRADRKKRRAMAGTELAIVFQDALTALNPLYTVGTQLAEPFRIHRGLSAKEAKRKAVDLMARVGIPQPETRLNSYPHQFSGGMRQRLLIAMAVALNPSVLIADEPTTALDVTVQAQIMALLRDLRTEFDMAVVLITHDLALVAEEADRVAVMYAGKIVETGTVAEVFANPRHPYTKGLLNSVPVNARRGDTLKSIGGAPPDLHAIPEGCVYQARCPLAQEICTTTRPTLTGTSRKAACHFPEEVTHV; this comes from the coding sequence ATGACCGCACTCGCCGACCACGACCTGCATGTCAACGCCGCCCCGGTCCTCGAGGTCGACGGACTGTCCGTCGAGGTCCGCACCATCTCCGGGACGCTGCGCGCGGTCAACGAGGTGTCCTTCGGTGCTCGGCGTGGCGAAACGCTGGCCCTGCTGGGCGAATCCGGCTGCGGCAAGTCGATGACGGCGACGGCCCTGGTGGGCCTGCTGGAGCCAGTCGCCGACATCGTGGGCGGCAGCGCACGACTCGGGGACGTCGATCTACTCAGAGCCGACCGCAAGAAGCGGCGGGCCATGGCGGGCACCGAACTGGCGATCGTGTTCCAGGACGCGCTCACCGCGCTGAACCCGCTCTACACCGTCGGAACGCAGCTCGCCGAACCGTTCCGGATCCATCGGGGCCTCTCCGCGAAGGAGGCCAAACGCAAGGCCGTCGACCTGATGGCCCGCGTCGGCATCCCACAACCCGAGACGCGGCTGAACTCCTATCCGCATCAGTTCTCCGGAGGCATGCGGCAGCGCCTGCTGATCGCGATGGCCGTCGCGCTCAACCCGAGCGTGCTGATCGCCGACGAGCCCACCACGGCCCTCGACGTCACGGTGCAGGCGCAGATCATGGCGCTGCTGCGCGACCTCCGCACCGAATTCGACATGGCCGTCGTGTTGATCACCCACGACCTGGCGCTGGTCGCCGAGGAGGCCGACCGGGTCGCGGTGATGTACGCCGGGAAAATCGTCGAAACCGGAACCGTCGCCGAGGTTTTCGCGAACCCCCGGCACCCTTACACCAAGGGGCTGCTGAACTCGGTGCCGGTCAACGCCCGCCGCGGCGACACCCTGAAGTCGATCGGTGGCGCACCGCCCGACCTTCACGCGATCCCCGAGGGATGCGTCTACCAGGCCCGCTGCCCGCTGGCCCAGGAGATCTGCACGACGACGCGGCCCACCTTGACGGGCACCAGCCGCAAGGCAGCCTGCCACTTCCCGGAAGAGGTCACTCATGTCTGA
- a CDS encoding ABC transporter ATP-binding protein — translation MSDHQMADDNPLLQVRDVRKSFRVPHAGKNTLCALDGITLDLKRGETLGLVGESGCGKSTLARTLMMLERPDEGTVRFEGVDPFTLKGAELLKFRRRVQMVFQDPYASLNSRMSAAEIIAEPWRSHKGVVKNRQDRDMRVRGLLDLVGLGAKAATKFPQEFSGGQRQRIGIARALALNPDVIICDEPVSALDLSVQAQVLNLLNDLQDQLGISYIFISHDLSVVRHVADRVAVMYLGRIIENGPTEAVYERSNHPYTAALMSAAPTLNGEHRGTRILLEGEVPSPINPPSGCRFRTRCWKATEVCATTPPPVAADPETPGHAAECHHPLLLEGSGRETVPA, via the coding sequence ATGTCTGATCACCAGATGGCGGACGACAACCCGTTGCTCCAGGTCCGCGACGTCCGGAAGTCGTTCCGCGTGCCGCACGCCGGCAAGAACACGCTGTGCGCGCTCGATGGCATCACGCTCGATCTCAAGCGCGGGGAAACCCTGGGCCTGGTCGGCGAATCCGGCTGCGGGAAGTCCACGCTGGCGCGCACCTTGATGATGCTCGAACGCCCCGACGAGGGCACCGTGCGGTTCGAAGGCGTCGACCCGTTCACCCTCAAGGGTGCCGAGCTGCTCAAGTTCCGCCGACGCGTGCAGATGGTGTTCCAGGACCCCTACGCCTCACTCAACTCCCGCATGTCGGCGGCCGAGATCATCGCCGAGCCGTGGCGCAGCCACAAGGGCGTGGTGAAGAACCGTCAGGACCGCGACATGCGGGTGCGCGGCCTGCTCGATCTGGTCGGCCTGGGCGCCAAGGCCGCCACCAAGTTTCCGCAGGAGTTCTCCGGCGGGCAGCGGCAACGCATCGGCATCGCCCGCGCGCTGGCGCTGAACCCCGACGTGATCATCTGCGACGAACCGGTTTCCGCGCTCGACCTGTCGGTTCAGGCTCAGGTGCTCAATCTGCTCAACGACCTGCAGGACCAGCTCGGCATCAGCTATATCTTCATCTCCCACGACCTGTCGGTGGTGCGTCACGTCGCCGACCGAGTCGCGGTGATGTACCTGGGCCGGATCATCGAGAACGGCCCCACCGAAGCGGTGTACGAGCGGTCGAACCATCCCTACACGGCCGCGCTGATGTCGGCGGCCCCCACGCTCAACGGTGAGCATCGCGGCACACGGATCCTGCTCGAGGGTGAGGTGCCGTCACCGATCAACCCGCCGTCGGGGTGCCGGTTCCGGACCCGGTGCTGGAAGGCCACCGAGGTGTGCGCGACGACACCGCCGCCCGTCGCCGCAGATCCCGAGACGCCCGGCCACGCCGCCGAATGCCACCATCCGCTGCTGCTCGAAGGGAGTGGGCGTGAGACCGTGCCGGCATGA
- a CDS encoding sulfite exporter TauE/SafE family protein, translated as MSVAGYCVLAVAVLLASALQASIGFGMGMFAAPIVALVEPSLIPGTLIMVATLVTLIVVIREREAIDLSGTGWALVGRVPGTVAGALLLAALPHRALSLVLAAVVLGGVVLTSSGWIPAPRRRNVVLAGATSGLLGTATSIGGPPMALVWQRNSGSRLRGTMSGFFLVGSVLSLIVLSVTGAVDRRTLWGFAVLIPAALAGYLLSTLVNRHLNPARLRWLAIGVSAAGAVLLIGRELLAL; from the coding sequence ATGAGTGTCGCGGGGTATTGCGTTCTGGCGGTGGCGGTTCTGCTGGCATCGGCCCTTCAGGCGTCGATCGGATTCGGCATGGGGATGTTCGCGGCACCGATCGTTGCGCTGGTGGAGCCGTCGCTGATCCCCGGCACACTGATCATGGTCGCGACGCTGGTGACGCTGATCGTGGTGATCCGGGAACGCGAGGCGATCGACCTGTCGGGCACCGGCTGGGCACTCGTCGGGCGGGTGCCGGGCACCGTCGCGGGTGCCCTGCTGCTGGCCGCGCTGCCGCACCGGGCGCTGTCCCTGGTGCTCGCCGCGGTGGTGCTCGGCGGGGTGGTGCTGACCAGCAGCGGCTGGATCCCGGCTCCGCGGCGCCGCAACGTGGTGCTGGCCGGTGCGACGTCCGGGCTGCTCGGGACGGCGACGTCGATCGGGGGTCCGCCGATGGCGCTGGTGTGGCAACGCAATTCGGGATCTCGACTGCGCGGCACCATGAGTGGCTTCTTCCTGGTCGGATCGGTGCTGTCGCTGATCGTGCTGTCGGTCACCGGCGCCGTCGACCGTCGGACGTTATGGGGTTTCGCCGTGCTGATTCCGGCGGCATTGGCCGGCTATCTGCTCTCCACGCTGGTGAACCGGCATCTCAATCCGGCCCGGCTCCGTTGGCTGGCGATCGGTGTCTCCGCCGCGGGCGCCGTGCTGCTCATCGGTCGCGAACTCCTGGCGTTGTGA